Proteins found in one Geomonas subterranea genomic segment:
- a CDS encoding TetR/AcrR family transcriptional regulator — protein sequence MDKSHKCDKSDKCLEKREAIIQAALELVAEQGFHGAPMAMIAEKAGVGAGTIYRYFENKDDLMRWIYKNVEERFVEVMMQGYPEHGPVRERLVHIGTALVRHLISEPLQLRFVEQFHNSPYGIDHRREKIFGQQKKDIISELFDEAVAQQIFKPLELAILFSLFFGPLVDICRDHILGFIKLDDVLIEQVVGACWDALRR from the coding sequence ATGGATAAATCCCACAAGTGTGACAAGTCTGACAAGTGCTTGGAGAAGCGTGAGGCCATCATCCAGGCGGCGCTGGAGCTGGTTGCCGAGCAGGGCTTCCACGGCGCGCCCATGGCCATGATCGCGGAGAAGGCCGGCGTGGGCGCCGGGACCATCTACCGCTACTTCGAGAACAAGGACGACCTGATGCGCTGGATCTACAAGAACGTGGAGGAGCGCTTCGTCGAGGTCATGATGCAGGGGTACCCGGAACACGGGCCGGTGCGCGAGCGCCTGGTGCACATAGGGACCGCGCTGGTGCGCCACCTGATCAGCGAGCCGCTGCAGCTGCGCTTCGTCGAGCAGTTTCACAACTCTCCCTACGGCATCGACCACCGCCGCGAAAAGATCTTCGGCCAGCAGAAGAAGGACATCATCAGCGAACTGTTCGACGAGGCCGTGGCGCAGCAGATCTTCAAGCCGCTGGAGCTGGCCATCCTCTTTTCGCTCTTCTTCGGCCCCTTGGTGGATATCTGCCGGGACCACATCCTCGGCTTCATCAAGCTCGACGATGTCCTGATCGAGCAGGTAGTAGGGGCGTGCTGGGACGCGCTGCGCCGCTAG
- a CDS encoding efflux RND transporter permease subunit, protein MSRFFINRPIFAWVIAIGVMLAGLLAMKSLPVSQYPPIAPPQISVNAMYPGASAQTVQDTVTQVIEQKMNGIDNLLYMSSTSDSAGAVSINLTFRAGTDPNIAQVQVQNKLQLATPLLPQVVQKQGIQVVKSTRNFLMIVGIVSEDGSLNRYQLTDYMVSNVQDIVSRIEGVGEVTVFGSQNAMRIWLNPEKLNNYKLTPNDVTNALQAQNAQVSAGQFGGMPAMQGQQLNATITARTLLQNQEQFQEIVLRTNPDGSTVKLRDVAKIDIGTENYDTLARYKGKPVAAMALRLAAGANALDTADRVKTKMAELEKFFPGGAKVVYPYDTTPFVKISMEEVVKTLMEAVCLVFIIMFLFLQNIRATLIPTIAVPVVLLGTLGVLFAAGFSINTLTMFALVIVIGLLVDDAIVVVENVERIMTEEGLSPHDATVKSMGQITSALWGIATVLSAVFIPMAFFGGSTGVIYRQFSITIVSAMILSVLTAQILTPALCSTLLKPVVKGHEPCESGWYCGFFRWFNRVFDKARHRYEGIVGNSFGEPLRYLVFYGCLVGAMVFFFLRLPTAFLPDEDQGFIVCQIQLPAGATQERTIKMLEKVEKHFMENEKKSVDSLITVAGFSFAGRGQNMGLAFVKLKDWKLRPTPDLKAPAVAGRAMGAFSQFRDGMAFAFSPPAVVELGQANGFDFHLQDRAGLGHQALMDARNQLLGMASQNKKLMAVRPNGQDDTPQFKLNIDDVRAGALGVSLADINNTLGTAWGSSYVNDFLQNGRVKKVYLQADASYRMVPEDINKWYVRNDKGEMVPFSAFATAKWEHASPRLERYNGIPSVEIMGNAAKGISTGEAMSEMEAMAAKLPAGISYEWTGLSYEEKSAGKQAPALYAISLLVVFLAVAALYESWTIPFVNMLMLPLGLVGAVTAVTLRVLPNDIYLQIGLLTTVGLSTKNAILIIQFIKDQMHQGHELVDATLAAVKIRLRPVIMTSLAFFFGTLPLALTKGAGAGAQNAIGTAVTGGLLSATFIDLIFIPFFFVMVTKTFSKKHGSAKKAAAAAEVH, encoded by the coding sequence ATGTCCAGGTTTTTCATAAACAGACCCATCTTCGCCTGGGTCATCGCCATCGGGGTCATGCTGGCGGGCCTTTTGGCCATGAAGTCGCTGCCGGTCTCCCAGTACCCCCCCATCGCGCCGCCGCAGATCTCGGTCAACGCCATGTACCCGGGCGCCTCCGCCCAGACGGTGCAGGACACCGTGACCCAGGTCATCGAGCAGAAGATGAACGGGATCGACAACCTGCTCTACATGTCCTCCACCAGCGACTCCGCCGGAGCGGTCTCCATCAACCTGACCTTCAGGGCCGGGACCGACCCGAACATCGCGCAGGTGCAGGTGCAGAACAAGCTGCAGCTCGCCACGCCGCTGTTGCCGCAGGTGGTGCAGAAGCAGGGGATCCAGGTGGTCAAATCCACCCGCAACTTCCTGATGATCGTCGGCATCGTCTCCGAGGACGGCAGCCTCAACCGCTACCAGCTGACCGACTACATGGTCTCCAACGTCCAGGACATCGTGAGCCGCATCGAAGGGGTCGGCGAGGTGACCGTGTTCGGCTCCCAGAACGCCATGCGCATCTGGCTCAACCCGGAGAAGCTGAACAACTACAAGCTGACCCCCAACGACGTCACCAACGCGCTGCAGGCCCAGAACGCCCAGGTCTCCGCCGGCCAGTTCGGCGGCATGCCCGCCATGCAGGGGCAGCAGCTGAACGCCACCATAACGGCGCGGACCCTGCTGCAGAACCAGGAGCAGTTCCAGGAGATCGTGCTGCGCACCAACCCCGACGGCTCCACCGTGAAGCTCAGGGATGTGGCCAAGATCGATATCGGCACCGAGAACTACGATACCCTGGCCCGCTACAAGGGTAAGCCGGTCGCCGCCATGGCGCTGCGTCTTGCCGCCGGCGCCAACGCGCTGGATACCGCGGACCGGGTGAAGACCAAGATGGCGGAGCTGGAGAAGTTCTTCCCCGGCGGCGCCAAGGTCGTCTACCCGTACGACACCACCCCGTTTGTGAAGATCTCCATGGAGGAGGTGGTGAAGACCCTGATGGAGGCCGTGTGCCTGGTCTTCATCATCATGTTCCTGTTCCTGCAGAACATCCGCGCCACCCTCATTCCGACCATCGCGGTTCCGGTCGTCCTTCTGGGCACCCTGGGCGTCCTCTTCGCGGCCGGTTTCTCGATCAACACCCTGACCATGTTCGCCCTGGTCATCGTCATCGGCCTGCTGGTCGACGACGCCATCGTCGTGGTCGAGAACGTGGAAAGGATCATGACCGAGGAGGGGCTCTCCCCGCACGACGCCACGGTCAAATCGATGGGGCAGATAACCTCGGCGCTTTGGGGCATCGCCACCGTCCTTTCCGCCGTCTTCATCCCGATGGCGTTCTTCGGCGGCTCCACAGGCGTCATCTACCGGCAGTTCTCCATCACCATCGTCTCCGCGATGATCCTGTCTGTTCTGACGGCGCAGATCCTGACCCCGGCGTTGTGCTCCACACTGCTGAAGCCGGTGGTCAAGGGGCACGAACCGTGCGAGTCCGGATGGTACTGCGGCTTCTTCCGCTGGTTCAACAGGGTGTTCGACAAGGCGCGCCACAGGTACGAGGGCATCGTAGGGAACTCGTTTGGCGAGCCGCTGCGCTACCTCGTCTTCTACGGCTGCCTGGTCGGCGCGATGGTCTTCTTCTTCCTGCGCCTCCCCACCGCGTTTCTGCCGGACGAGGACCAGGGGTTCATCGTCTGCCAGATCCAGCTTCCTGCCGGTGCCACCCAGGAGCGCACGATCAAGATGCTGGAGAAGGTCGAGAAGCACTTCATGGAAAACGAGAAGAAGAGCGTCGACTCCCTTATTACCGTTGCGGGCTTCAGCTTTGCCGGCCGCGGCCAGAACATGGGCCTCGCCTTCGTCAAGTTGAAAGACTGGAAACTGCGTCCCACCCCCGATCTCAAGGCACCGGCCGTTGCCGGGCGCGCCATGGGCGCCTTCTCCCAGTTCCGCGACGGCATGGCCTTCGCCTTCTCGCCGCCTGCCGTGGTCGAACTCGGCCAGGCCAACGGCTTCGACTTCCATCTGCAGGACCGCGCGGGCCTCGGGCACCAGGCGCTCATGGACGCCAGGAACCAGCTTTTGGGCATGGCGAGCCAGAACAAGAAGCTCATGGCGGTGCGACCCAACGGCCAGGACGATACCCCGCAGTTCAAGCTGAACATCGACGACGTCCGCGCCGGTGCGCTCGGCGTGTCGCTCGCTGACATCAACAACACCCTCGGCACGGCCTGGGGCTCCTCCTACGTCAACGACTTCCTGCAAAACGGCAGGGTCAAGAAGGTGTACCTGCAGGCGGATGCCTCCTACCGCATGGTCCCCGAGGACATCAACAAGTGGTACGTGAGAAACGACAAGGGGGAGATGGTTCCCTTCTCGGCCTTCGCCACGGCCAAGTGGGAGCACGCCTCTCCGCGCCTGGAGCGCTACAACGGCATCCCGAGCGTCGAGATCATGGGCAACGCCGCCAAGGGGATCTCCACCGGCGAGGCGATGTCCGAGATGGAGGCCATGGCCGCGAAACTTCCCGCGGGGATCAGCTACGAGTGGACCGGCCTCTCCTACGAGGAGAAGAGCGCGGGCAAGCAGGCACCGGCCCTCTACGCCATCTCGCTCCTGGTCGTGTTCCTGGCCGTCGCCGCGCTCTACGAGAGCTGGACCATCCCGTTCGTCAACATGCTCATGCTTCCCTTGGGCCTGGTGGGTGCGGTGACCGCGGTCACGCTCAGGGTGCTCCCGAACGACATCTACCTGCAGATCGGTCTCCTGACCACCGTGGGCCTGTCGACGAAGAACGCGATCCTCATCATCCAGTTCATCAAGGACCAGATGCACCAGGGGCACGAGCTGGTCGATGCGACACTTGCCGCCGTCAAGATCAGGCTCCGTCCGGTCATCATGACCTCGCTGGCCTTCTTCTTCGGCACGCTCCCGCTCGCGCTCACCAAGGGGGCGGGTGCCGGTGCCCAGAACGCCATCGGCACCGCGGTCACCGGCGGTCTTCTGTCGGCGACCTTCATCGACCTTATCTTCATCCCGTTCTTCTTCGTCATGGTGACGAAGACGTTCTCCAAGAAGCACGGATCGGCCAAAAAGGCCGCTGCCGCTGCGGAGGTGCACTAG
- a CDS encoding nitroreductase family protein: MIELLRKRRSVRKFTDEKVSAEAVEILTEAALRAPASRSLNPWEFVVVDDPQLLQKLSRAKQHGSEFVARAPLAIVVCADSTKSDVWVEDCSIAAILVQCTAVSLGLGSCWAQIRHRKHDAETSAERYVQELLGLPEEVKVECILGIGHPAERPRPLPAEKLQREKVRKNRWS, encoded by the coding sequence ATGATCGAACTGTTACGCAAACGCCGCAGCGTGAGGAAATTCACCGATGAAAAGGTATCGGCCGAGGCCGTGGAGATACTCACGGAGGCGGCCCTGAGAGCGCCCGCTTCCCGCAGTCTCAACCCTTGGGAGTTCGTCGTCGTGGACGATCCGCAGCTGCTTCAGAAGCTGTCGCGCGCCAAACAGCATGGCTCCGAGTTCGTGGCGCGGGCGCCCTTGGCCATCGTGGTCTGTGCCGACAGTACCAAGTCCGACGTCTGGGTCGAGGATTGTTCCATCGCCGCCATCCTGGTCCAGTGCACAGCGGTATCGCTGGGGCTTGGGAGCTGCTGGGCGCAGATACGCCACCGCAAGCACGACGCGGAAACGAGCGCCGAGCGGTACGTCCAGGAACTGCTGGGGCTCCCGGAGGAGGTAAAGGTGGAGTGCATCCTGGGGATCGGGCATCCCGCCGAGCGCCCCAGGCCCCTTCCGGCGGAGAAACTGCAGCGCGAAAAGGTGAGGAAAAACCGCTGGTCTTGA
- a CDS encoding efflux RND transporter periplasmic adaptor subunit, with translation MQIKYRAQLVSVVVVLSGSLLLAGCGKKQQAGGPPMGPPEVGVVEVKPERVALTTELPGRTSPYLIAEVRPQVSGIILKRVFTEGSDVKAGQVLYQIDPATYQAAYASAKASEARAEANVLPARLKEERFRELVKINAVSKQDYDAAYAALKQAEADVASAKAAVETARINLAYTKVTAPISGRIGRSTVTDGALVTANQPTALATIQQLSTMYVDVTQSSSDMLKLNRSLATGLLKRDQAGQARVKLLLEDGTAYPVTGSLKFSDVTVDQSTGSITVRALFPNPKQTLLPGMFVRAVLEEGINEAAILIPQRGVTRNAAGQAIVMVVGAENKVEPRPIQVSRTVGDAWLVSSGLKPGEKVILEGLQKARPGTQVKVVPFQSPEGQGGPGGAPGAAGQGGAGAAGAAGAKPAAAGAPAAPAAPAQPQKK, from the coding sequence ATGCAGATCAAGTACAGGGCACAGTTAGTATCCGTCGTTGTAGTTCTGAGCGGCTCCCTGCTTCTCGCCGGGTGCGGCAAGAAGCAACAGGCCGGCGGCCCGCCGATGGGACCCCCCGAGGTGGGCGTCGTCGAGGTGAAGCCTGAGCGCGTGGCCCTGACCACCGAGCTTCCGGGGCGCACCTCCCCTTACCTCATCGCCGAGGTCCGTCCCCAGGTGAGCGGCATCATCCTGAAGCGGGTCTTTACCGAGGGTAGCGACGTCAAGGCCGGCCAGGTGCTCTACCAGATCGATCCCGCGACCTACCAGGCCGCCTACGCCAGTGCCAAGGCCTCCGAGGCGCGCGCCGAAGCCAACGTCCTCCCCGCCAGGCTGAAGGAGGAGCGCTTCCGCGAACTGGTCAAGATCAACGCGGTCAGCAAGCAGGATTACGATGCCGCCTACGCCGCGCTGAAGCAGGCCGAGGCCGACGTGGCCTCCGCCAAGGCAGCCGTGGAAACGGCGCGCATCAACCTGGCCTACACCAAGGTGACCGCCCCCATCTCCGGCCGCATCGGTCGCTCCACCGTGACCGACGGCGCCCTGGTGACCGCCAACCAGCCGACCGCCCTGGCGACCATCCAGCAGCTCTCCACCATGTACGTCGACGTGACCCAGTCGAGCTCGGACATGCTGAAGCTGAACCGCAGCCTCGCCACCGGCCTGTTGAAGCGTGACCAGGCGGGGCAGGCACGGGTCAAGCTCCTCCTCGAGGACGGCACCGCGTACCCCGTGACCGGCTCCCTCAAGTTCTCCGACGTGACGGTTGACCAGAGCACCGGCTCCATCACGGTGCGCGCCCTGTTCCCCAATCCGAAGCAGACCCTGCTCCCGGGGATGTTCGTTCGCGCGGTCCTGGAAGAGGGGATCAACGAGGCGGCGATCCTGATCCCGCAGCGCGGCGTGACCCGCAACGCAGCCGGCCAGGCCATCGTCATGGTGGTGGGTGCCGAGAACAAGGTGGAGCCGAGGCCGATCCAGGTGTCCCGCACCGTGGGCGATGCCTGGCTGGTGAGCTCCGGCCTGAAGCCTGGCGAGAAGGTGATCCTGGAGGGGCTGCAGAAGGCGCGTCCGGGTACCCAGGTGAAGGTGGTTCCGTTCCAGTCCCCCGAAGGGCAGGGCGGCCCCGGCGGCGCACCCGGTGCGGCAGGTCAGGGTGGCGCAGGCGCCGCAGGTGCCGCAGGTGCCAAACCCGCTGCTGCGGGCGCCCCGGCAGCCCCGGCGGCTCCGGCGCAGCCCCAGAAGAAGTAG
- a CDS encoding M23 family metallopeptidase, which translates to MAAVRHLFSALTILFCLAPFPALAGGSLPVDGVVTSGVGWRLDPFGSGKLVFHRGVDIAVPAGTPVRATRGGKVAFAGQRRGYGATVILEHENGDRTLYGHNSWLNVHSGDLVEAGAVLALSGNSGRSTGPHVHYERIAGGGPVNGENEEAPDVAVAAPPHSQGMSAETRRALEQRLDESLGSLLQHIKSDINGG; encoded by the coding sequence GTGGCCGCAGTACGGCATCTCTTTTCCGCATTGACCATACTCTTCTGCTTGGCGCCCTTTCCCGCTCTGGCCGGTGGCTCGCTGCCGGTGGACGGCGTGGTGACCTCGGGGGTGGGGTGGCGGCTCGATCCATTCGGGAGCGGCAAACTTGTCTTTCACCGTGGCGTCGACATAGCCGTCCCTGCAGGAACGCCGGTGCGGGCAACGCGCGGCGGGAAGGTCGCCTTCGCGGGTCAGCGCCGCGGCTACGGTGCCACCGTGATCCTGGAACACGAAAACGGCGACCGCACCCTGTATGGGCACAACTCCTGGCTGAACGTCCATTCCGGTGATCTGGTAGAGGCGGGAGCGGTGCTGGCCTTATCCGGCAACAGCGGCAGATCGACGGGACCGCACGTCCACTACGAGCGGATTGCGGGGGGCGGCCCGGTGAACGGGGAGAACGAGGAGGCGCCGGACGTTGCGGTGGCCGCGCCGCCACATTCCCAGGGGATGAGCGCGGAGACGCGCCGGGCGCTGGAGCAGCGGCTCGACGAGTCCCTGGGCTCCCTGTTGCAGCACATCAAGTCCGATATCAACGGCGGCTAA
- the wecB gene encoding non-hydrolyzing UDP-N-acetylglucosamine 2-epimerase, which produces MNVLLIAGARPNFMKIAPIYRASLACRSVRCSIVHTGQHYDQEMSGTFFEELEIPQPRYSLNSGSGTHAAQTAAVMVAFEEVCLKERPDLVLVVGDVNSTLACSIVAKKCGIAVAHVEAGLRSFDLAMPEEINRMVTDAISDHFFVTEESAVDNLLREGKPAGRIHAVGHVMVDNLLHQVECLSRQDQTLLKGFPLKEQAHPYLFLTLHRPSNVDCRATFSGIVEALNQLAQSRTIFFPVHPRTAKMMQEHGILLSDKVVLLPPLGYRDALFLWKDAEAVLTDSGGLQEETTALGVPCVTIRENTERPITVELGSNVLAGTSPQGILNGFRESLAKKETARVPPLWDGRAAQRIWKVLTEG; this is translated from the coding sequence ATGAACGTCCTGCTGATTGCCGGTGCCAGACCAAATTTCATGAAAATCGCTCCCATCTACCGCGCCTCGCTCGCCTGCCGGTCGGTACGCTGCAGCATCGTTCACACCGGCCAGCACTACGACCAGGAGATGTCCGGCACCTTCTTCGAGGAGCTGGAGATCCCGCAACCGCGCTACTCGCTGAATTCAGGTTCCGGCACCCACGCCGCCCAGACCGCTGCCGTCATGGTGGCCTTCGAGGAGGTCTGCCTCAAGGAGCGCCCCGACCTCGTCCTGGTGGTGGGGGACGTGAACTCGACCCTGGCCTGTTCCATCGTGGCGAAAAAGTGCGGCATAGCGGTGGCACACGTGGAGGCCGGGTTGCGCAGCTTCGATCTGGCCATGCCCGAGGAGATAAACCGGATGGTGACCGACGCCATCTCGGACCATTTTTTCGTCACCGAGGAGAGTGCCGTCGACAACCTGCTCAGGGAGGGGAAGCCGGCCGGGCGGATCCACGCGGTGGGGCACGTGATGGTCGACAACCTGCTGCACCAGGTGGAGTGCCTCTCCCGCCAGGATCAGACGCTCCTCAAGGGGTTCCCGCTGAAGGAGCAGGCGCACCCCTACCTGTTCCTCACCCTGCATCGTCCCTCCAACGTCGATTGCCGCGCGACCTTTTCCGGCATAGTGGAGGCTCTGAACCAACTGGCCCAGAGCCGGACCATTTTCTTCCCGGTGCACCCGCGCACCGCGAAGATGATGCAGGAGCACGGTATCCTCCTTTCCGACAAGGTGGTCCTGTTGCCGCCGCTTGGCTACCGTGACGCACTGTTTCTCTGGAAGGACGCCGAGGCCGTGTTGACCGACAGTGGCGGACTACAGGAGGAAACCACCGCCCTCGGTGTTCCCTGCGTGACCATCAGGGAGAATACGGAGCGTCCCATCACCGTCGAACTTGGTAGCAACGTCCTCGCGGGGACCTCGCCGCAAGGGATCCTCAACGGGTTCCGGGAGAGCCTGGCCAAGAAGGAAACGGCGCGTGTACCGCCGCTTTGGGACGGGCGGGCAGCGCAGCGCATATGGAAAGTGCTTACCGAAGGGTAG
- a CDS encoding FAD-dependent oxidoreductase encodes MNKRIVVIGANAAGAKAAAKARRIDPRAEIVVLDRGNFISYGACGIPYYVSDTVKELKELMSTPVGVVRDPNFFSKVKGVSVRTNTEVTAIDRLQKVIRLREGGGGESELPYDKLVLATGSSLSVPALDNVTLPNVFTVKSIEDAELLKQKAVSGATACIIGAGLIGLETAEALQGNGMRVTLVEMRNQLLPGVLDPEVAAVVEKQVKLQGVTVLTGCAVTGFAGEGRVRKVIAGDHEIPADLVVLAPGVTPNVSLAREAGLAIGVTGAIAVDERLRTSDPDIYACGDCCETTHLVTGKKVFVPLGSTANKQGRVAGINAAGGDATFAGVIGTSILKVFNVNAGKTGLTATEARNEGFDVETVLSPAPDRAHFYPGAKPILLKLIAERGTGRILGLQAAGEGAVDKRLDAAAAAITFRATAEQLSQLDLAYAPPYGAAMDNLIVAADIMKNKLSGHARGITAREVKRKLDDGDDFILLDVRSPAEHGEIGIAGAKLIPLGMLREKLDELPKDKEIVTFCKVSLRGYEAQKILDAAGFTDVKFMDGGIMAWPYRFRD; translated from the coding sequence ATGAACAAGAGGATAGTGGTTATCGGCGCAAACGCCGCCGGGGCCAAGGCGGCCGCCAAGGCCAGGAGGATCGATCCGCGGGCCGAGATAGTCGTGCTCGATCGTGGCAACTTCATATCGTACGGCGCCTGCGGCATACCGTACTACGTTTCCGACACGGTCAAGGAGCTGAAGGAACTGATGAGCACTCCGGTCGGGGTTGTGCGCGACCCCAACTTCTTCAGCAAGGTGAAGGGTGTCTCGGTTAGGACCAACACCGAGGTGACCGCCATCGACCGCCTGCAGAAGGTGATCCGCCTGCGCGAGGGGGGAGGGGGTGAAAGCGAGCTTCCCTACGACAAGCTGGTCCTCGCCACCGGCAGTTCCCTTTCTGTTCCCGCCTTGGACAACGTCACCTTGCCCAACGTCTTTACCGTCAAATCTATCGAGGACGCCGAGCTGCTGAAGCAAAAAGCTGTCTCCGGAGCCACGGCATGCATCATCGGCGCCGGCCTCATCGGCCTGGAGACGGCCGAGGCGCTGCAGGGGAACGGGATGCGGGTGACCCTGGTCGAGATGCGGAACCAGCTGCTGCCCGGCGTCCTCGACCCGGAGGTGGCGGCGGTGGTGGAGAAGCAGGTGAAGCTGCAGGGGGTGACGGTGCTGACAGGCTGCGCCGTCACAGGGTTCGCCGGCGAGGGAAGGGTGCGGAAGGTGATAGCCGGCGACCATGAGATACCCGCGGACCTGGTGGTGCTGGCGCCCGGGGTCACCCCCAACGTCTCGCTCGCCCGGGAGGCCGGCCTCGCCATAGGGGTGACCGGCGCCATCGCCGTGGACGAGCGGTTACGCACCAGCGACCCCGATATCTACGCCTGCGGCGACTGCTGCGAAACCACGCACCTCGTCACCGGGAAGAAGGTGTTTGTCCCGCTGGGGAGCACCGCCAACAAGCAGGGGCGGGTGGCCGGGATCAACGCGGCCGGCGGCGACGCGACTTTCGCCGGCGTCATTGGCACCAGTATCCTCAAGGTGTTCAACGTCAACGCGGGGAAGACCGGTCTCACCGCGACGGAGGCCCGCAACGAGGGGTTCGACGTTGAGACGGTGCTCTCGCCGGCGCCTGACCGCGCCCATTTTTACCCGGGTGCCAAACCGATCCTGCTGAAGCTTATCGCCGAGCGCGGTACCGGCCGCATCCTGGGGCTGCAGGCGGCAGGGGAGGGGGCCGTGGACAAGCGGCTCGACGCCGCGGCCGCCGCCATCACCTTCCGGGCCACAGCGGAGCAGCTCTCCCAGCTGGACCTCGCCTACGCTCCCCCTTACGGTGCCGCCATGGACAACCTCATCGTTGCCGCCGACATCATGAAGAACAAGCTGTCCGGCCATGCGCGTGGCATCACGGCGCGTGAGGTGAAGCGGAAACTCGACGACGGCGACGACTTCATACTGCTCGATGTCCGCTCCCCCGCCGAGCACGGGGAGATAGGCATAGCGGGAGCGAAACTGATCCCGTTGGGGATGCTGCGCGAGAAGCTGGACGAGCTCCCGAAGGACAAGGAGATCGTCACCTTTTGCAAGGTGAGCCTCAGGGGGTACGAGGCGCAGAAGATCCTCGATGCCGCCGGGTTTACCGATGTCAAGTTCATGGACGGCGGCATCATGGCCTGGCCCTACCGCTTCCGCGACTAA
- a CDS encoding RND transporter, with translation MGKLKLPGYGTLIPVAVLLGLAPFVPEPHLVGKVWMLLSGSLTKPLDIFDLFWHVWPFALLACRVVVDFRGGGKPAAGHRP, from the coding sequence GTGGGAAAGCTGAAACTGCCGGGATACGGCACCCTGATTCCGGTCGCCGTGCTGCTCGGTCTCGCCCCTTTTGTCCCCGAGCCGCACCTGGTCGGCAAGGTGTGGATGCTTCTTTCGGGGAGCCTGACCAAGCCGTTGGATATATTCGACCTTTTCTGGCATGTCTGGCCTTTCGCGTTGCTGGCCTGCCGCGTCGTGGTGGATTTTCGGGGCGGAGGGAAACCGGCCGCCGGTCACCGACCGTAG
- a CDS encoding FmdB family zinc ribbon protein, which translates to MPIFEYVCNDCGTRFEKLQKGNAAEECGCPACGSAAVKKALSTFAAGSGAATKCHSGG; encoded by the coding sequence ATGCCCATTTTCGAGTACGTTTGCAACGACTGCGGTACCCGGTTCGAGAAGCTGCAAAAAGGGAACGCCGCCGAGGAATGCGGTTGTCCGGCCTGCGGTTCGGCCGCGGTGAAGAAGGCGCTATCCACCTTCGCGGCGGGAAGCGGGGCGGCGACGAAGTGCCACAGCGGCGGCTGA